The following are encoded together in the Thermomonas brevis genome:
- a CDS encoding methyltransferase family protein produces the protein MQAPDSGYGLWLLAAINTAFFIFFAWSFYKPLTRWDWRGFGMFSAFVVALFAEMYGFPLTLYVLGGWLSANYPQVNWLSHDAGHLLEMWFGWRANPHFGPFHMASFVLIGGGFWLLSAAWPVLYRAQREGRMARDGVYARMRHPQYVAFVLVLTGFLLQWPTLLTLASYPVLVWAYARLARREEKDCLGRFGDEYVRYMQQVPAFIPRRRRGPAPSQGEVR, from the coding sequence ATGCAGGCACCCGACTCCGGCTACGGCCTTTGGCTGCTGGCCGCCATCAACACCGCGTTCTTCATCTTCTTCGCCTGGAGCTTCTACAAGCCCTTGACCCGCTGGGACTGGCGGGGGTTCGGGATGTTCTCCGCCTTCGTCGTGGCCCTGTTCGCGGAAATGTATGGCTTCCCGCTGACGTTGTACGTCCTGGGCGGGTGGCTCAGTGCCAATTATCCGCAAGTGAACTGGCTCAGCCATGACGCGGGCCATCTGCTGGAGATGTGGTTCGGCTGGCGCGCCAATCCGCATTTTGGTCCATTCCACATGGCGAGCTTCGTCCTGATCGGCGGTGGCTTCTGGCTGCTGTCGGCCGCCTGGCCAGTGTTGTATCGGGCGCAGCGTGAGGGCCGGATGGCCCGAGACGGCGTGTATGCGCGCATGCGCCACCCGCAGTACGTCGCTTTCGTGTTGGTGCTGACCGGTTTCCTGCTGCAGTGGCCCACGCTGCTCACGCTCGCCAGCTATCCGGTGCTCGTGTGGGCCTATGCCCGCCTGGCGCGCCGTGAGGAAAAGGACTGCCTGGGCCGCTTCGGCGACGAGTACGTCCGCTACATGCAGCAGGTGCCGGCCTTCATTCCGCGACGCAGGCGCGGCCCCGCCCCATCCCAGGGAGAAGTCCGATGA
- a CDS encoding DUF2933 domain-containing protein, protein MTASSPAPSGSRRWVFWIFLALAVFYLAVEHRAHLGGTLRWLPLAILLLCPLMHVFMHKGHGGHGGSGSHGRDGNADDTPHGQHESRSKRALNDETSDTSNGGH, encoded by the coding sequence ATGACAGCCTCCAGTCCTGCCCCCTCAGGCTCCCGACGCTGGGTCTTCTGGATCTTCCTGGCGCTGGCCGTGTTCTATCTCGCCGTCGAGCACCGCGCCCACCTTGGGGGGACTCTTCGCTGGTTGCCCCTGGCCATCCTGCTGCTATGTCCCTTGATGCATGTGTTCATGCACAAGGGGCATGGCGGTCATGGAGGTTCCGGAAGTCATGGGCGCGACGGCAATGCCGACGACACACCCCATGGCCAGCATGAGAGCCGTAGCAAGCGGGCACTGAACGACGAAACGTCCGACACCTCGAACGGAGGGCACTGA
- a CDS encoding MerR family transcriptional regulator: MTTKEEVTLPLMTVRQLARQGDVTVHVVRNYLRRGLLQAATHTEGGYQLFSTSELLRLHFIRTAQHLGFTLGEIEEIIHHSLLRHSPCPLVRDIIRRRLDDTRHQLDTLLAMHGRMEHAVRAWASLPDSIPTGNEVCALIESVAAAEGGGFVKSTPRRLLGRRPTEENLP, from the coding sequence ATGACGACCAAGGAAGAAGTGACGCTGCCGCTGATGACGGTCCGCCAGCTGGCACGGCAGGGCGATGTCACGGTGCATGTGGTGCGCAACTACCTGCGGCGCGGTCTGTTGCAAGCGGCCACGCATACCGAGGGCGGCTACCAGTTGTTCTCCACCTCGGAGCTCCTTCGCCTGCACTTCATTCGCACGGCGCAACACCTTGGCTTCACGCTGGGGGAAATCGAGGAAATCATCCACCACAGCCTGCTGCGGCACAGCCCTTGCCCACTGGTGAGGGACATCATCCGACGCAGGCTCGACGACACCCGTCACCAGCTGGACACGCTGCTCGCCATGCACGGACGGATGGAGCATGCCGTGCGCGCCTGGGCTTCGCTGCCGGACTCCATTCCAACTGGCAACGAAGTCTGCGCATTGATCGAATCTGTTGCCGCTGCTGAAGGCGGCGGGTTCGTCAAGTCCACCCCGCGGCGACTTCTTGGACGCCGCCCCACAGAGGAGAATTTGCCATGA
- a CDS encoding efflux RND transporter permease subunit — protein MLGRLVEWSVRNVFLVLLMTLAIVAGGIYALMKTPLDAQPDLSDVQVIVFTEYPGQAPQVVEDQVTYPLTSALLTVPKSKDVRGFSFFGASFIYVIFEEGTDLYWARSRVLENLNVASKNLPAGVAPALGPDATGVGWVYQYVLKSDRHSLDELRAMQDWYLRFQLNTAPGVAEIASVGGFVRQYSITVDPVRLREFDIPISRVSEVIAASNRDVGGRVIEMAETEYMVRGRGYLRGIEDIENLVLRAESGAPVLIGDVARVELVPDERRGIADLDGEGDVVAGIAIARYGENALAVIGGLKDKITQLASGLPEGVSIQAVYDRSDLIKRAIKTLRMTLIEESLIVALVCLVFLFHARSALVAIVMLPVGVLIAVIAMRALGMNSNIMSLGGIAISIGVMVDAAIVMIENAHKHIERDDGSRSRIQLIIDACREVGPALFFSLLIITVSFLPVFALEAQEGRLFKPLAFTKTFAMAGGALLSVTLVPVLMLLFVRGKIVPEHKNPVNRFLIAAYRPAIDIVLRHRVATILLALVALFASLWPASRVGSEFMPTLNEGTLLYMPASLPGMSVTKASELLQQQDRIIKSFPEVESVFGKAGRALTATDPAPLEMFETVINLKPEDQWRDGMTTDKLIAELDAALKFPGVANSWTMPIKARTDMLATGIRTPVGIKVFGNDLEQLDALATEIEGVVRGVPGTTSAFAERLTGAYYLDVVPDLGSLAQYGVSLGEVQDLVAAALGGEMVSTILQGRERFSAIVRYPRELRDDPHRIGTQVLVPVPGGAQVPLGELAQIEVKKGAPSIRTENAMLAAYIYVDTRESDLGRYVKAAQDAVAERVQFPPGYYVSWSGQYEYMQRAAEKMRVVIPVTLALIFLLLYLNFRRVTESLIVMLSVPFALVGGIWLMWMLDYNVSVAVIVGFIALAGVAAETGVIMLIYLDHALEARAAQRQAEGRPLDARDLREAIIEGAVDRVRPKMMTVVAIMAGLLPIMWSSGTGSEVMRRIAAPMVGGMVSSTILTLAVIPALYSLIKQRQLARKPHPSSALPKEK, from the coding sequence ATGCTTGGCCGTCTCGTTGAATGGTCGGTGCGCAACGTCTTCCTGGTGCTGCTGATGACGCTGGCGATCGTTGCCGGCGGCATCTACGCGCTGATGAAGACCCCGCTGGACGCGCAACCGGACCTGTCGGATGTCCAGGTGATCGTGTTTACCGAGTACCCGGGGCAAGCGCCCCAGGTGGTCGAGGACCAGGTGACCTACCCACTGACCAGCGCCCTGCTCACAGTGCCCAAGTCGAAGGACGTCCGCGGCTTCTCATTCTTCGGCGCGTCCTTCATCTACGTCATATTCGAGGAAGGGACGGATCTGTACTGGGCGCGCTCGCGCGTGCTCGAGAATCTGAACGTTGCGTCGAAGAACCTCCCGGCCGGCGTGGCACCCGCACTGGGCCCCGACGCCACGGGCGTGGGCTGGGTCTACCAGTACGTGCTCAAAAGCGACCGCCACTCACTGGACGAACTGCGCGCCATGCAGGACTGGTACCTGCGCTTCCAGCTCAACACCGCGCCCGGCGTGGCCGAGATCGCCAGCGTCGGCGGCTTCGTGCGCCAGTATTCGATCACCGTCGATCCGGTCCGGCTGCGCGAGTTCGACATTCCGATCTCGCGGGTGTCGGAGGTGATCGCTGCAAGCAACCGCGACGTTGGCGGCCGCGTGATCGAGATGGCCGAGACCGAGTACATGGTGCGGGGCCGTGGCTACCTGCGAGGCATCGAGGACATCGAGAACCTGGTTCTGCGCGCGGAGAGTGGAGCGCCGGTGCTCATCGGCGATGTCGCGCGGGTGGAACTCGTGCCCGACGAGCGCCGTGGCATCGCCGACCTCGACGGCGAAGGCGATGTGGTGGCCGGCATCGCTATCGCCCGCTACGGCGAGAACGCGCTGGCCGTGATCGGAGGCCTCAAGGACAAGATCACCCAGCTTGCAAGCGGTCTTCCCGAAGGGGTCAGCATCCAGGCGGTCTACGACCGCTCCGATCTGATCAAGCGCGCCATCAAAACCCTGCGCATGACACTGATCGAGGAGAGCCTGATCGTCGCGCTGGTGTGCCTGGTGTTCCTGTTCCATGCGCGCAGCGCGCTGGTCGCGATCGTCATGCTGCCCGTCGGCGTGCTGATCGCGGTCATCGCGATGCGTGCGCTCGGCATGAATTCCAACATCATGAGCCTGGGCGGCATCGCGATCTCGATCGGCGTGATGGTCGACGCGGCGATCGTGATGATCGAGAACGCGCACAAGCACATCGAACGCGACGATGGCTCCCGCAGCCGTATCCAGCTGATCATCGACGCCTGCCGCGAGGTCGGGCCGGCGCTGTTCTTCAGCCTGTTGATCATCACCGTCTCGTTCCTGCCGGTGTTCGCGCTCGAGGCGCAGGAAGGACGTCTATTCAAGCCACTGGCGTTCACCAAGACGTTCGCGATGGCCGGTGGCGCGCTGCTATCTGTGACACTAGTCCCGGTGCTGATGCTCCTGTTCGTTCGAGGCAAGATCGTTCCCGAGCACAAGAACCCGGTGAACCGGTTCCTGATCGCAGCCTACCGGCCCGCGATCGACATCGTGCTGCGGCACCGCGTGGCGACGATCCTCCTCGCGCTCGTCGCGCTGTTTGCCAGCCTGTGGCCGGCATCGCGCGTGGGAAGTGAGTTCATGCCGACCCTCAACGAGGGCACGCTCCTATACATGCCTGCTTCGTTGCCTGGCATGTCGGTGACCAAGGCCTCTGAGCTGTTGCAGCAGCAGGACCGGATCATCAAGAGCTTCCCGGAGGTGGAGTCGGTCTTCGGCAAGGCCGGTCGTGCCCTGACCGCGACCGACCCGGCGCCGCTGGAGATGTTCGAGACGGTCATCAACCTCAAGCCCGAGGACCAGTGGCGCGACGGCATGACCACCGACAAGCTCATCGCCGAGTTGGACGCGGCGCTGAAGTTCCCCGGCGTCGCCAACTCCTGGACCATGCCGATCAAGGCACGCACCGACATGCTGGCCACCGGCATCCGCACGCCGGTGGGGATCAAGGTGTTCGGCAACGACCTGGAGCAGTTGGACGCCTTGGCGACCGAGATCGAAGGGGTCGTGCGCGGCGTGCCAGGAACGACCAGCGCCTTCGCTGAACGTCTGACCGGGGCGTACTATCTGGATGTCGTCCCGGACCTCGGCAGCCTGGCCCAGTACGGCGTTAGCCTGGGTGAGGTGCAGGACCTGGTGGCGGCCGCGCTGGGCGGCGAGATGGTCTCCACCATCCTCCAGGGACGCGAGCGCTTCAGCGCGATCGTGCGCTATCCGCGCGAACTGCGCGACGATCCGCACCGGATCGGCACCCAGGTGCTGGTCCCGGTGCCCGGCGGCGCCCAGGTGCCATTGGGTGAGCTGGCGCAGATCGAAGTTAAGAAGGGGGCGCCGAGCATCCGCACTGAGAACGCGATGCTGGCCGCCTACATCTACGTCGATACGCGCGAAAGCGACTTGGGCCGCTACGTGAAGGCGGCGCAGGATGCGGTCGCCGAGCGGGTGCAGTTCCCGCCGGGCTACTACGTCTCCTGGAGCGGGCAGTACGAGTACATGCAGCGTGCCGCCGAGAAGATGCGCGTCGTCATCCCGGTGACCCTGGCGCTGATTTTCCTGCTGCTGTACCTCAACTTCCGCCGCGTCACCGAGTCGCTGATCGTGATGCTGTCGGTGCCTTTCGCGCTCGTCGGCGGCATCTGGCTGATGTGGATGCTCGACTACAACGTCAGCGTCGCGGTGATCGTGGGCTTCATCGCGCTGGCTGGCGTCGCCGCGGAAACCGGCGTGATTATGTTGATCTACCTCGACCACGCGCTCGAGGCGCGTGCCGCGCAGCGGCAGGCCGAAGGCCGCCCGCTGGATGCACGGGACCTGCGCGAAGCGATCATTGAAGGCGCGGTCGACCGCGTGCGCCCGAAGATGATGACCGTGGTCGCGATCATGGCCGGCTTGCTGCCGATCATGTGGAGCAGCGGCACCGGCTCCGAGGTCATGCGCCGCATCGCCGCACCGATGGTGGGCGGGATGGTCTCGTCGACCATCCTGACGTTGGCGGTGATTCCGGCGCTGTACTCGCTGATCAAGCAGCGGCAACTGGCCAGGAAGCCGCACCCCTCCTCCGCACTACCCAAGGAGAAGTAG
- a CDS encoding efflux RND transporter periplasmic adaptor subunit: MTRVQTLSLAIGVALAALTTGWMAGRATNDSPTAATSAEAPAAERKVLYYRNPMGLPDTSPVPKKDPMGMDYVPVYADDAPPAAQGTVVLPPDKVQALGVRTEAVTRGALSATVRTSGTVEVDETRQYVIAPRFEGWVERLYANQTGMRVRAGQPLLSVYSPQLAAAQQEYRLADETARRLAGSDPASAASMTRLRDAARTRLRNWEISNAQMGKKALVLTAPANAVVIEKPVVQGARFEAGETILRLADLSMVWVVAKVPAAQAAGIAIGQPARFETVALPGQVAKGKVTFVQPVIDAMTRTVDVRIALPNPNGDLRPGLYGTVLLEAPGTGPVLTVPRSAVLDSGTRQMVLVETGAGRFAPRDVTLGRRGGDRIEVLDGIAEGEQVVVSANFLIDAESNLQSALQGLEGHAGHGAPSGTTEDPHAGHGEDAVDPHAGHVDEVADPHAGHAIPATSGDPPAAASDPGASDGHDSHGDHGTMNDHGTPAPATSHEGH; this comes from the coding sequence ATGACCCGTGTCCAGACCCTGTCGCTCGCCATCGGCGTCGCACTCGCCGCCCTCACCACAGGCTGGATGGCCGGCCGCGCGACCAACGATTCGCCGACCGCAGCTACATCCGCCGAGGCGCCTGCCGCGGAGCGCAAGGTGCTTTATTACCGAAATCCCATGGGGCTCCCCGACACCTCGCCGGTGCCGAAGAAGGATCCGATGGGCATGGACTACGTTCCGGTCTATGCCGACGACGCGCCGCCGGCGGCGCAGGGCACGGTGGTGCTGCCGCCGGACAAGGTGCAGGCGCTGGGCGTGCGCACGGAAGCGGTTACGCGCGGGGCACTGTCCGCCACCGTGCGCACCAGCGGCACGGTCGAGGTCGACGAGACCCGACAGTACGTCATTGCCCCGCGCTTCGAAGGCTGGGTGGAGCGGCTGTACGCGAACCAGACCGGCATGCGAGTCCGCGCCGGGCAGCCGCTGCTATCCGTCTACAGCCCGCAGTTGGCTGCGGCGCAGCAGGAATACAGGCTCGCTGACGAGACCGCCCGCAGGCTGGCCGGATCCGATCCCGCCAGCGCGGCATCGATGACCCGCCTACGCGATGCCGCCCGTACCCGCCTTCGCAACTGGGAAATCAGCAATGCGCAGATGGGCAAGAAGGCCCTGGTTCTCACCGCGCCGGCAAATGCGGTGGTGATCGAAAAACCGGTGGTCCAGGGCGCCCGGTTCGAGGCGGGCGAGACCATCCTGCGCCTGGCCGACCTGTCGATGGTGTGGGTGGTCGCCAAGGTGCCGGCGGCGCAGGCCGCGGGCATAGCAATCGGCCAGCCCGCCCGCTTTGAAACCGTAGCCCTGCCAGGCCAGGTGGCCAAGGGCAAGGTCACCTTCGTGCAGCCCGTCATCGATGCAATGACGCGCACCGTGGACGTGCGCATCGCATTGCCCAATCCCAACGGCGACCTGCGGCCCGGGCTCTACGGGACTGTGCTGCTCGAGGCGCCGGGGACCGGCCCGGTGCTCACCGTTCCGCGTTCGGCCGTGCTGGACAGCGGCACGCGCCAGATGGTGCTGGTTGAGACCGGCGCGGGCCGTTTTGCACCGCGCGACGTCACCCTGGGTCGCCGTGGCGGCGATCGCATCGAAGTGCTCGACGGGATCGCCGAAGGCGAACAGGTCGTGGTCTCCGCCAACTTCCTGATCGACGCCGAAAGCAACCTGCAGTCGGCACTCCAGGGGCTTGAGGGTCATGCAGGACACGGCGCGCCTTCGGGCACCACTGAGGATCCACACGCCGGGCACGGTGAGGACGCCGTCGATCCGCACGCAGGTCATGTTGACGAGGTCGCTGATCCCCACGCGGGCCATGCCATACCGGCGACATCGGGAGATCCACCGGCTGCCGCCAGCGATCCTGGCGCGTCCGACGGCCATGACAGCCATGGCGACCATGGAACGATGAACGACCACGGCACACCTGCTCCCGCCACCAGCCACGAGGGGCACTGA
- a CDS encoding TolC family protein, translated as MASPFYLWQASRLHCHPLSCQRPPRRRVLACVLAGALWALALPVTATEPIPGHSLESIRTWVLEHNPELRAMGLETQAAEARILPAGALPDPMASMGFRGLDPDRPWRTVGAEREINYAVRQRFPLWGKRDLARTAASQDAVAIGLDRVTATRGLLSDAEAAYARYWHADQAIDVLDRRIALLRQIEEIAGVRYALGRAAQQDAIRAQVEQTTLQRERIERLAAKQEAAATLNAVLGRRSDAPLAAPDEAPHLAVRSASLAEALDAADTHPAVRSQQARAEAARTNVVLQRRNRFPDITVGVGAMQLGNGIQSTELMLEVEIPFQQRARRERERESRLLEEAALARRDATLRAVEERGASAWSQWTSARERRQLIQNTLLPQADATWQSALASYQVGEVDFGTLLEALNEWQGADLARVDALRDELLGAAAVRAIEGDIR; from the coding sequence ATGGCATCTCCGTTCTACCTGTGGCAGGCCAGCCGCCTGCACTGCCACCCGCTGTCCTGCCAGCGGCCACCGCGGCGGCGCGTGCTCGCCTGCGTGCTCGCCGGCGCCTTGTGGGCGCTGGCGCTGCCGGTGACCGCAACCGAGCCCATCCCGGGACACAGTCTCGAGTCGATCCGGACCTGGGTGCTCGAACACAACCCCGAGCTTCGGGCCATGGGCTTGGAAACCCAGGCCGCTGAAGCGCGGATACTGCCGGCGGGCGCCCTGCCCGATCCGATGGCCTCGATGGGCTTTCGCGGGCTCGATCCGGACAGACCCTGGCGCACCGTCGGTGCCGAGCGTGAGATCAACTACGCGGTGCGCCAGCGCTTTCCGCTCTGGGGCAAGCGCGATCTGGCGCGGACTGCGGCCAGCCAGGACGCGGTCGCGATCGGACTTGATCGAGTCACTGCGACGCGCGGGCTGCTGTCCGACGCCGAGGCGGCCTACGCTCGCTATTGGCATGCCGATCAAGCGATAGACGTGCTCGATCGCCGCATCGCCCTGCTCCGCCAGATCGAAGAGATCGCGGGCGTGCGCTACGCCCTTGGCCGCGCGGCACAGCAGGATGCCATCCGCGCCCAAGTCGAGCAGACCACCCTGCAGCGCGAGCGGATCGAACGCCTCGCCGCCAAGCAAGAGGCGGCCGCCACCTTGAACGCGGTGCTGGGGCGCCGTTCCGATGCGCCGCTGGCGGCTCCCGACGAGGCGCCGCACCTTGCCGTCCGCAGCGCTTCGCTTGCCGAGGCTCTGGACGCCGCCGACACGCACCCCGCGGTCCGTTCGCAGCAGGCCCGCGCCGAGGCCGCGCGCACGAATGTGGTGCTGCAGCGTCGCAACCGCTTTCCCGACATCACCGTCGGCGTGGGTGCGATGCAGCTGGGCAACGGCATCCAGAGTACCGAGCTGATGCTCGAGGTGGAGATCCCGTTCCAGCAGCGCGCCCGCCGCGAGCGCGAGCGCGAATCGCGCCTGCTCGAGGAAGCCGCGCTGGCCCGCAGGGACGCCACGCTGCGGGCCGTCGAGGAGCGAGGCGCTTCCGCCTGGTCGCAGTGGACCAGCGCCCGCGAACGCCGGCAACTGATCCAGAACACGCTGCTGCCGCAGGCCGACGCCACCTGGCAGTCGGCGCTGGCGAGCTACCAGGTCGGCGAAGTCGACTTCGGGACGCTGCTGGAAGCACTCAATGAATGGCAGGGCGCCGACCTCGCACGGGTCGATGCATTGCGTGACGAACTGTTGGGCGCCGCCGCCGTGCGCGCCATCGAAGGAGATATCCGATGA
- a CDS encoding CopD family protein: MFASLVVLGWQRRRGKVESAFPRLAMLAGGALATLAWNGHAAAGEGASGALRLAAGLVHLLAAGGWVAAVLVFLGLLLRREAVSGSRRLRATHDLLHGFSTLGTIFVAALIVSGIAHYGDLTAWSLSTLLQSTYGNLLLVKLALFGGMLGLGALHRWTLVPRLGRALASGDPVQEVRALRQSVAAEATLAILILIVVSVLGTLSPAAA; encoded by the coding sequence GTGTTTGCCTCGCTCGTCGTGCTCGGATGGCAGCGCCGCCGCGGAAAGGTGGAGTCCGCCTTTCCGCGGCTGGCAATGCTGGCGGGCGGCGCACTTGCTACGCTGGCATGGAACGGCCACGCCGCCGCCGGTGAAGGCGCGTCCGGTGCGCTGCGGCTTGCTGCGGGCCTGGTCCACCTGCTCGCGGCAGGCGGCTGGGTTGCCGCGGTACTGGTGTTCCTGGGCCTGCTCCTGCGCAGGGAGGCGGTCTCCGGCAGTAGGCGCCTTCGAGCGACGCATGATCTTCTGCACGGATTCTCGACGCTCGGCACGATCTTCGTTGCTGCGCTCATCGTGTCTGGCATCGCGCACTACGGTGATCTCACCGCATGGTCGTTGTCGACACTGCTCCAGAGCACGTACGGGAACCTTCTGCTGGTGAAGCTTGCCCTGTTCGGAGGAATGCTGGGCCTGGGTGCATTGCACCGCTGGACGCTGGTGCCGCGTCTGGGACGCGCCCTGGCCAGCGGCGATCCTGTGCAGGAAGTGCGGGCCCTGCGGCAGAGTGTCGCGGCTGAGGCCACACTGGCCATCCTGATCTTGATCGTCGTTTCGGTGCTGGGAACGCTCAGCCCCGCGGCTGCCTGA
- a CDS encoding CopL family metal-binding regulatory protein yields the protein MSTRAILLRLLLCVALVFNGAASAMASVQMMQMHADGHEAASTPVAPMASAESEMPCHHDGQPAHSQDAADAATATKDKQPGQSPDCCKSSTCTCACVHQAAAMVPVMAFQGTALLHVGSVRSMALGHATPPLPHLIRPPIG from the coding sequence ATGTCCACCCGCGCCATCCTGTTGCGTCTGTTGCTGTGCGTTGCCTTGGTATTCAACGGGGCAGCCTCGGCCATGGCGTCTGTGCAGATGATGCAGATGCACGCGGATGGGCATGAAGCCGCAAGTACTCCGGTCGCGCCTATGGCGAGTGCCGAGTCCGAGATGCCATGCCACCACGACGGGCAGCCCGCGCATTCGCAGGATGCGGCCGATGCGGCAACGGCTACCAAGGACAAGCAACCCGGCCAGTCACCCGATTGCTGCAAGTCGAGCACCTGTACCTGTGCATGCGTGCATCAGGCGGCCGCCATGGTGCCGGTGATGGCCTTCCAGGGCACCGCCCTGCTGCATGTCGGTAGCGTGCGATCGATGGCCTTGGGCCATGCAACACCACCGTTGCCCCATCTGATCCGACCTCCCATCGGCTAA